The following is a genomic window from Sporosarcina jeotgali.
GCATTCATCGATACTCCGCCCTTGTAGGTTTGATTCAGCATTGTGCAATTTTTAAATTTTGCTGGTGCCGCATCTGCAGGCTGTGCCGGTATGGCTGCGACTCCTAAAGTTAATACGGCTGCAGTTAACACCGCTCCAATTTTCTTCATCGTAAGCGCTCCATTCAAGTCTTGAATTTTAAGACAATTATACAAGGTTTCCAAATGGATGGGAAGACAAATTGTTGGATGAATCGGTGGATTGTGTGCGCTGGCCGATAGATTCTTCTACGTGGCTGATAGTTTGCTGGATATGGCCGATTTATCATGAAGAGTGGCCGATTGTTTTCGCCACATGGCCGATTTTCTCTGCGATCTGGCCGATTCCACTCGCGCATCAAGAATGCCCGTCCCTAACGCGCGAAGCGCTACCAATTAATCCCTTAACGCGGTTGAATTGTGTTCCGTTATCGAGAAACTTCGCTAAGTGTCGGAGAAATCGCGCGTTGTGATGGAGAAGATTCGTTCACTGACGAAGAAAGGTTTCCACATGTCGTACAAACCTTAAGAACTGTCGGAGAATGGAAAATGGGCAGCTGGCAGTGGATGGCGCTATCCCTAATCACACCTCCGAAAACTTCGAAACTTTCGATTGAACATTGTCAAAAGACTCTCACTTCGTTCATAATGAAAGGAATAGAGTAGGAGGGGAATTAGATGCTGGGACAAATTAGAGGGCAATTGAACCGGTTCTCGAAAACAGAGCTTAGAATCGCAGAATATATCCTGAACAACGCAGAACTGATTCCGACCATGACGACTAAGGAATTGGCGGCGAAGACGGACGTCAGTGAAGCATCTGTCGTGCGCTTTACAAAGTCTGTAGGGATTGCCAGCTTCAAGGCGTTCAAGATTTTATTGGCACAGGAGCTTGCAACCACGGAAGAGTACATAACGGATTTTTCAATCACACAGAAGAAAGACTCTCCTTATGAATTGTTTCAAAAAGTGGTCCATGTCAACCGCGGGGCGATCGATTTGCTGCTTGCTTCTATTGAAAAGAAAGAACTTGAAAAGGCAGTCAAAGCGTTTCAATCGGCGCATCGTATTTTGTTTTACGGAGTAGGCGGGTCGGCGATTGCAGCGATGGATGCTCAATTTAAATTTGCGAAACTCGGTTACCAAGTGGAATATCATGCAGACTTTCATTACATGCTGTCGGTAATCCCATTTTTGAGCGAGAACGATATTTTTGTAGCCATCAGTATGTCTGGTGAAACGAAAGACGTCGTTGAACTGGCGCGGTTTGCGAAGAAACAGGGGGCTACGCTCATTAGCATTACCAATCTGAACAAATCCCCTCTCTCAAAGGAGTCGGATATTCAACTGGCAACACCGAATGTCGAGAAGGATTTTCGCGTTGGCAGTATTACGTCACGCATGACACAGCTGACCGTTATTGATAGCTTATATATCAGTCTCGTGAACCAAATGGGCGAGTCTATCATCGATCGATACCAGAACGCGCGGGAACAGGCGGTGAAATTGAGAAGGTAATGAATTTTGCATAAAATGAAATTACATTTCATATATTAGTAATAAACTATTGACTTATAATTTCTCAAGAGCGTACAATAGAGCCAATGAATTGGTGAAAGGAGTGGGCGCATGCTTGAGAAATTGGGCACGGAACAACGCAATGCACATACGATGTCATTAGACACGATGAGTGTCACAGATGTGCTAAAAGCGATGAATAAAGAAGATGGCTCTGTAATTGAGGTGATTTACCAACAGTTGCCGAAGATCGAAGAAACAGTAAATGCCGTGATTGATTCGTTTCAAAAAGGCGGAAGACTGATTTACGTTGGGGCAGGAACAAGCGGCCGTCTTGGAATTTTGGATGCAGTTGAATGTGTACCGACATTTGGTGTCTCACCAGATATGGTCGTTGGTTTAATAGCCGGAGGGTTGAAAGCGTTCACAAAAGCTGTAGAAGGCGCTGAAGACGATCCCGAGCTGGGCGTTCAAGATTTAAAGGATATTCAGATGAATGAAACCGATACCGTCATTGGAATCGCGGCAAGCGGAAGAACCCCTTATGTGATTGGTGCACTGGACTATGCACGCGAAACAGCTGCCCATACAGTGAGCATTAGCTGTAACGCAGGCGCTGAAATGAGCAGCCATGCTGACATTGTAATTGAACTCGCAACTGGCCCCGAAGTATTAACAGGGTCCACTCGATTAAAAGCAGGAAGCGCACAGAAAATGGTTCTCAATATGATTTCAACTGCCGCGATGATTGGAATCGGCAAAGCATACGAGAACTTGATGATTGACGTTCAAGCGACGAACTTGAAGCTTCAGGAGCGTTCAAAACGCATCATCATGGAAGCAACAGGTGCTGATTTAGAAACGGCAGCATCTTTCTATGAAGCTTCCGGAAAACATGTGAAAACAGCGACCGTCATGATTTTACTTGATTGTTCAAGAGAACAGGCGCAAGAACGAATCCAAGCAACAGGCGGGTTTGTTCGAAAAGCTACGCAGCAAGCATAAAATGGTTTTGTTGAGTCATTCACTAGCAGTTAAGAGAGGGAGGGTGCAGGATGAGAAAAGAGCAGCAAATGGCGACGGGCATACTGGAACACGTTGGCGGCAGAGATAACATTCGTAAAATCGCCCACTGTATGACGCGGCTTCGTCTAACATTGAAAGACGATAGTAAAGCAGATATTGCGGCATTGAAAAAAGTCGAAGGTGTCATGGGGGTTGTCGTCGACGAAACTTTACAGGTCGTCATCGGACCCGGGACTGTGAACCGGGTTGCAGATGAAATGAGTCAGCTGACAGGTCTTGGAATCGGGGAAGAGTCAGAACCCGAGTATGACAGCTTAACATTTGAAGAACGTGCTGCGATTGACAACGAACGCAGAAAAGAGAAAAACCGGACACCGTTCAAAAGTTTCCTAAGAAGAATTGGTAACATTTTCATCCCTCTGATTCCGGGACTCGTTGCATCAGGAATTATTAACGGAGCGGCGAACTTTGCGAAAAACGCAGGTGTCGATCCGACCCAAACATGGATGCAGATTTTGCTGCTTCTCGGAACGAGTGTCTTCACGTACTTGGCAGTCATTGTCGGTTGGAACACAGCGAAAGAATTCGGTGGAACACCTGTGCTTGGCGCCATCGCCGGTATGTTCTTATTCAATCCATTCCTTGCAGAAATTACGATTTATGGTGAACCGTTAGTTGTCGGGCGCGGGGGGTTATTTGGGGTCATCTTTGCTGCATTCCTAATGACATTTGTTGAAAAGAATGTGCGTAAGGTAATGCCGGCAGCGATTGATATCATCTTTACTCCGCTGATTACCGTACTTACTGTTGGCTTCTTCTCGCTTTATGCAATTGTACCGGTTGCTGGCTTATTAGCTGATGGAATTACAAAAGGACTGACAGCAGTTCTTGATGTAGGCGGAGTTTTTGCCGGGGCTATCCTTGCAGGATTCTTCTTACCGCTCGTCATGGTAGGATTGCATCATGGACTCACACCAATCCACTTGGAATTAATCAACACATTCGGTAATACCGCGTTGCTGACAATTCTAGCAATGGCTGGAGCCGGACAAGTGGGTGCCGCAATGGCAATCTTCGTGAAAACGAAAAACCATCGTCTCCGTAATATTATTAAAGGGGCATTGCCGGTAGGATTCCTAGGAATTGGGGAACCGCTGCTCTACGGAGTTACATTGCCGCTCGGCCGCCCGTTCATTACCGCTTGTATGGGTGCAGCGCTCGGCGGCGCATTCCAAGCAGTGATGCACACGGCAGCGACAGGGATTGGTGTATCAGGAATTTCCCTCATTCCGCTCATCGATGACGGCAAGTACTTGTACTACTTCCTTGGACTTCTAATCGCGTATGGCGGCGGATTCTTGTTCACCTATCTATTTGGATTCAAAGAAGAAATGGCACGCGATATTTAACAGAAAACAGCATTCGTCTCCATTAGCGATAATGGGGATGAGTGCCTTACTTTTTGTTACGGGAAAAGGATGGTGAACGAGATGCTCGGCATGTCGGTCTATTTAGGAACGGTCAGCTTCACAGAACACGAAAAACGGTTACGTGAGATGAATTCTGCGGGCTTTCAATCCATTTTCACGTCACTGCATATTCCAGAAAATGATGCGTCTGCCTACAAGGATGAAGTTCAACAGCTTGGGAAGTTAGCACAAGAGCTAGGAATGGAGCTGATGGTGGATGTCAGTCCCAGTGCGCTCGACAATCTTGGATTTACATGGGACCAAGCAGAAGGATTGCTCGAATGGGGAATTAGCGGATTGCGTCTCGATTACGGAATCTCTCCGAAAGTGATCGCGGAATTGTCACAAGTGATGCGTATCGCGCTGAATGCGAGCACGGTGACCCATGAAGAATTAAGTGAGATGAAAGCTGAAGGGCTGCGTCTGGAAGCGACGGAAGCATGGCATAACTTCTATCCGAGGCCGGAAACGGCACTGGATCTGGCTGATTTCATTCAACGAAACAGCTGGCTGCATGATGAAGGTGTGCGTGTTATGGCGTTTGCACCTGGAGATGGCCAACTTAGAGGTCCGCTCTTTGAGACGTTGCCTACGCTTGAAAAACACCGGCACGTATCACCGCTCGCAGCAAGTTTAGAGCTGATGAAAGAGGCATATGTCGATAAAGTTCTCATCGGGGACCCGGGTTTAAGTGAGACAAGCCTAGCGCAATTTAAAGCATATCAGAAAAATATCATCCAACTGCGCGCGAAGTCATTTGAACAAGCAGACCCAAAAGCATTAAAAATGGCTGGGACACTCCATACAAATCGTCCGGACAGCGCTCGGGATGTCATTCGTTCCAGTGAATCCCGGCCTGCGGCAATGAAATCAGGAAGTTCCGTTCCTGCACACTATTGCGCACCGCGGCCGAAAGGAACAATCACTGTCGATAATGAGCGCTATTTACGTTATCAAGGTGAGCTTCAAGTGACGAAAATCGATTTATCAGCAGATGAGAGAGTGAATGTCCTGGGTCAAGTGATCGAAGAGGATAAGGCTTTACTGAAATACATCGGCGGCAACCAACAATTTGAACTAGTTTGGTGTTGAAAAGGTCAAAAAACTCACCTTCAATATTAGCGGAAGGTGAGTTTTCATTTGGTTATTTCACATAGAATGTTTTCTTGATTGATTTCTTCAACGTTTTACCATTATGGCTCTTAATCTCTTTGTCGATAAACAACGTATATCGCTCACCTGTTTTATATGCCTGCTGTGGTGTAATGACAAGGGATTTCGTTGCAAGATCATATGTGGTAGTAGTTGCAATTAAATTATTAGCAGAATCAACAACTACTACATTCAATTCAGAAATTGCTTGTTCATCTAATGGTTTACTGAACTTAATGTTCCAAGGTTTGAAAGCATCTTCAACGGGTGCCTCTGGTTTAACTTCAGCATCCTGCTCATTCTTAATTTTCTCGATGACAGTGTTTTGAATGCCGTTTATTTTATCTGTTGCAGCGGTTAAGTCCAGACGCAATTGCTCAATGCGTTCATAGCGTGAAGTGAGTAAGGCCGGGTCTGAAATACGTGTTGCGAATGAATCTAACTGACGAGATATACCATCTAAACGATGGCTAAGAGAAGTGAATTTACCAGTGTAATCGTTATACTCTTCAACTGCATCTTCAAGTTCTTCAGCAAGATCCGCTTCTTTTTCAGCTTTGTCCTCAGCTTCCTCTTCAGCCTTTTCCTGTTCGTCTTCCGCTTTTTCTTTGTCTAGTTCGGCTTGTTTTTCAGCTTCTTCTTTATCTTTCTGTGCTTGCTTTTCCGCTTTTTCTTTCTCTTTTTCAGCTTGTTTCTCAGCCTTTTCTTTTTCCTTGTCTGTTAACGGTTTTTCAGAAGGAGCTGCATCCTCTTCCTGCGATTTAACTGGCACATTGGGAACGTTTAAAGGCAGAACAAGGCCTGGATTCTCTTCGGTGGGTTGTTGTTCTTGATTTTGGTCTTTAACCTTGTCTTTATCTTTATCTTTGTCTTTGTCTTTATCTTTATCTTTATCTTTATCTTTGTCTTTGTCTTTGTCTTTATCTTTATCTTTGTCTTTATCTTTATCTTTGTCTTTGTCTTTATCTTTGTCTTTATTCTTATCTTTGTCTTTGTCCTGATCTCTGTCGTTATCATCATCAGATGTCATTTTCTCGAATTTGTTTTGGTATTTGACAATGAGCTCTTCTACTTTCATTAATTGCTTATCAATTGAAAGTAATTGCTTTTCAGCGCCCTTATTGGAGTAGTCTCCACCGTTTTGCTGCTCGCTTCCATATCCAGGATTTTGTCCATTTGGGTTATTTGATCCTGATTGGTTTCCATTATAATAAGGGTTTTCATAACCGTTAGGATTCCCTGGGTTTGACGAATTATCATAAGCTGATGCAATGGATATTGGTGACAAAAATGTACTAGCTGCGAATGTAGCGGCAATAATAGGTGCGTATAACTTCTTCATGCTTATTCTCCTCTGGCCATTTGGCAATTTATAATTTTATGTAATTAAATCGTACACCTGGAAAGTTGACTAATCCTAGTGCCAAATGAAACTATTTACGTAACTGGAAATATGTTTTTGAAACTTCAATAGGCATAAATACCTTATATGAACTATGCATAATATACAACTTGTACAGGGATAATGGCTTATTAAGGAAGATGAAAAACGCCTCGCCACATGGGCGAAGCGCGCTCAATCATTGGTTTTCAAGTTCCATCTTTTTCAAATGGATCTTTGAAATCTTTCCGGCAGCCGTCATTGGGAATTGTTCCATGAACTCAAGTTCACGCACTTTAGAGTAATGGACGACGCGTTCGTTCGTGTAGGTCATCAACTCTACAACGCTAAGCGTGCTTCCAGGTTTGACAATGACAAATGCTTTTGGAATCTCTCCAACGCCTTCCACAGGCTTCCCGATCACAATCGCATTTTGCACCGCAGGGTGGGAGACGATTACTTCTTCGATCCGGCTGGGATATACGTTATATCCATTGTAGATCAGCATTTCTTTTTTACGATCCACGATTGCCAGGTAGCCTTCTTCATCGATAATTCCGATATCACCGGTATGCAGCCAGCCACCGCGAAGCGTCGCCGCAGTTTCTTCGGGTTTATTTAAATAACCTTTCATCACTTGCGGCCCTTTAATACAAATCTCGCCGCTTTCGCCTGAAGGGAGAGGTTCTTCACTGATTCCATCAAGCGAAACGACTTTGATTTCCGTATTATACGTAGGCAGTCCAACAGTTCCAATTTTATGGACTCCGCCCGAAATCATAACACTGCCAGCCACAGATGCAGTGGCTTCCGTCAATCCGTAGCCTTCCCCAACACGCGCATTCGGGAACATTTCTTTCAGCAAGCCCATTTCTTTTTGAGAAAGCGGGGCAGCTCCAGAGCTGATGTTGCGAATGGCAGAGAAATCATACGAGTCGATTCCCGGCAAATTCAGCAGCACATTCCACATAGCAGGTGCTCCGTTAATAGAAGAAACTTTGTATTTCTCCATTAACTCTAAGAACTGGGCAGGGACAAAACGATCCGGTAATAGTGTCGTTACGCCTTGCGCCATAGGGGAAACGATCATGCCGATTCCGCCGGTAATATGGAACAGCGGGGAAGGGCTTAACCGAATCTCCTCCCCAAGGGGAATCAAATACTTTTTCTTGTAAGATTCCCTGTCCTGATCTACCGCAACAAAACGCAAGGCTCCATCCTCATCGACCACAGGCAATGCCCCAGCTGTCCACGCTGCAATTTGTGTAATATTGCTCACTAAGTTCGCATGTGTGATCATGACGCCTTTCGGACTTCCTGTCGTACCGCCGGTGTAAGCGATGTGCACTAAGTCTTCCTGCGGATCAATGCCAGGATCGAATTCTTCGTCCGACGCAGCAGCTTTCAGTGCCGCAAAACTGTGCCATCCGTCGAAAGTTGAGACATCTGCGGGAGTCTCATTCGAATAGATCTCGGATTCACCGGTCATGATGACTTGCTGTACACCTGTATCCGCAAGTACTTCCTGAATCGACTTTGCCACCGATTCGTGCGTAATGACGACTTTCGTTTCAGAGTCATTCAATTGATACGTCAAGTCACCGGCAGGCAAGTATGGATTCAGTGGGGAGTAAGCAGCCCCGGATAAAATAATTCCATAATACGCAGCTACGTATTGAGGACATGTAGGAAGGTGTGTAGACACCGTCATCCCGCGTCCTACGCCAAGCGTACGCAGTGCATTTGCAAACCTTTTTGCTTCTGTGTAAATCTGGTCATACGTAATCCGTGTGTCGCGATAAATGTAAGCATCTTTAGGACCGTATTGCTTAACGCTTCCTTTTAAGATGGCTCCTGCTGACACATTCGGAATGTCGAGTACTTCTGGCAAATCTTGATCGTAATTTTCTCTTTTTGAAAGTTTAACGTTCATTTGACCACCGCCTCCCTCGAATATAGACCCAATCCCTCTGAATTAAAGTATCTCGATTGGCGTGAACACCAACCGAGATTGGAAATTAAAGTTCAATAACACATGCTTTTTCGCGTGAATAATCTTCAATAGAGTCTGACCCGAATCCACTGCTCTTGACACCGCCGAATGGTAAATCCACACCGACTCGTGCATACGTGTTGACCCATACGTTTCCTGCTTCAAGTGAAGCAACCATGCGGTGGGCACGACCTAAATCTTTCGTCCAAACCCCGGCAGCCAGTCCGAATTCAGTGCCGTTCGCCAATTCAATTGCTTCTTCTTCGGTATCAAATGGAATCATGACGGCAACGGGGCCGAAAATCTCTTCCTGGCAAACTCTTAACATATTAGACTCTGATTTAAGAAGAGTAGGCTCGATCCAATAACCGTCCGCCAAGTCGCTTCGATCTGGAATGAGTTCAGAACCGCCAGAGCGGCCGCCGTAAACGAGCTCCGCGCCTTCATCCAAACCAAGCTGAATATAGGAACGTATTTTTTCAAACTGTGATTTGTTTGCGATAGGGCCAGTAGTTGTCGTTGGATCCATCGTCGAACCAAACTGTTTCAACTCTGGATTTTGAAGGTAATTTTTAATGCCTTCAGCGACCTGATCAATAATCGACCGGTGAACGAGCAGACGTGAACTTCCCACGCAAAGCTGCCCCGAGTTTCCAGTGAAAATACTATATGAACTGATGGCCTCCACTGCTTTTTCTATATCGGCATCTTCAAATAGGATATTGGCAGACTTTCCACCCAGCTCTAAAATTAAAGGCTTAGGCTTTCCAGCAGTTGCTCTTGCGATGGAGCTGGCAGTACCGCCTGAACCTGTTAAACTCACTTTATCAACATCCGGGTGCTCGACAAGCGTGTCTCCAATTTCAGAGCCCGGGCCGCAAATGACGTTGAGGACGCCTTCAGGGAAAACATCTTTCAGCAAGTTAGCAAGATGAAGGGAAGAGACCGCCGATTGTTCAGATGGTTTGATGACAACCGTGTTTCCTGCAGCAAGTGCATAAGCTGCTTTAATTGAAAATGTAAAGAGTGGAGCATTCCATGGTGTAATCCCTACAACCACCCCATAAGGCTCACGCAATGTATATCCGAGACTTGTGGGACTCATAGGAACGGTTTGACCCCGATTCGCTTCGGTCGCTTTTCCCGCTGCATCCAGCCAAACTTGCTGTAAAACAGGAATCAGTCCATACGAAGTTTCCCGGATCACCCATCCGTTGTCTTGCGTTTCAAGTCCAGCAAGTTCTCCGCCATTAGAGGCGATAACTTCAGCTGCATCACGCAAACACGCAGCCCGCTCACCAGCCGACAAAGCTTTCCACGCAGGGAACGCCTTCCGTGCCGCTTCAATTGCCGTCACGGCATCTTCCTTGGAACTTTTAGGCACCCGCGCCCATACCTTTCCGGTAGAAGGATCCATACTATCTGTAAGTGCACCGCCTTTAGCTGTACGTAATTCTCCGCCAATCAGGTTCTGATACTCTTTCAAGTCTGTAGACACTGCCATCATCATTCTCCTCCTTATATAGGTGTTTTTATTTGTGATTCTATTGGAATTCCTCTGGTGTTGTAGGGAAGTCTCCGCAATTTGTGGAATGCGCTCATAAATCGCGGAAAGTGATCATAACTTATGGAAAGCGCTCATAAAACACGAGAAGTGATCCTAACCCTCGGAATGCGCTCATAAATCGCGGAAAGTGATCCTAACTCATGGAATGCGCTCATAAATCACGAGAAGTGATCATAACCTTTGGAATGCGCTCATAAATCGCGGAAAGTGATCATAACTCATGAAAAGCGCTCATAAAACACGAGAATTGATCATAACCCTCGGAATGCGCTCATAAACCGCGGGAAGTGATCATAACCCTTGGAATGCGCTCATAAATCGCGGAAAGTGATCATAACTCATGGAAAGCGCTCATAAAACACGAGAAGTGATCATAACCCTTGGAATGCGCTCATAAATCACGGAAAGTGATCCTAACCTCCAACACATCCTCCAACACACTAGCTGTCTGTTTATACGCCTTTATCCACACACAATAAAAAGTTACTAACAATTCATCAACAAAGTATCCACTAACTGTGCCTTGTTTACTCACAAGTTATCAACAAGTTATCTTCAAGAAACGGGAACAGCATCACGCTTAGCAGGAACCGAGTGCCAGCCAAGAGAATGTGCCGTCGCTTTACGTGAATCGCGTACGGAACCGAAATAGTTCTCATAATATCGAGCGCGTTTCAAGAACAGCTGCACATCCAATTCTTCCGTAAACCCGATGCCTCCGTGAATTTGAATCGAATCACCAGCCGCCTTGATATACGCTTTTGAGATGAACGACCGGGCACTGTGCACAGCCGCGACTTTATCCACAGCATCTGTTTCGACAGCCCATGCTGCATAATAGGAAAGAGAGCGTGCTGTCTCCAGATCAAGCTTCATGTTAACAATCCCATGCTTAATCGCTTGGAAACGTCCAATTGGCTGATTGAACTGAACACGGATTTTTGCATACTCCGCTGTCATTTTGACCAGCTCATCCATTCCGCCAACCATGCTCGAACATAGCGCAGCGTTGAAGTGGAGA
Proteins encoded in this region:
- a CDS encoding excalibur calcium-binding domain-containing protein, with the translated sequence MKKIGAVLTAAVLTLGVAAIPAQPADAAPAKFKNCTMLNQTYKGGVSMNATVRNKGGKTKYAPTVNAAIYNSHTKLDRDKDGIACER
- a CDS encoding PTS transporter subunit EIIC: MRKEQQMATGILEHVGGRDNIRKIAHCMTRLRLTLKDDSKADIAALKKVEGVMGVVVDETLQVVIGPGTVNRVADEMSQLTGLGIGEESEPEYDSLTFEERAAIDNERRKEKNRTPFKSFLRRIGNIFIPLIPGLVASGIINGAANFAKNAGVDPTQTWMQILLLLGTSVFTYLAVIVGWNTAKEFGGTPVLGAIAGMFLFNPFLAEITIYGEPLVVGRGGLFGVIFAAFLMTFVEKNVRKVMPAAIDIIFTPLITVLTVGFFSLYAIVPVAGLLADGITKGLTAVLDVGGVFAGAILAGFFLPLVMVGLHHGLTPIHLELINTFGNTALLTILAMAGAGQVGAAMAIFVKTKNHRLRNIIKGALPVGFLGIGEPLLYGVTLPLGRPFITACMGAALGGAFQAVMHTAATGIGVSGISLIPLIDDGKYLYYFLGLLIAYGGGFLFTYLFGFKEEMARDI
- the murQ gene encoding N-acetylmuramic acid 6-phosphate etherase; this translates as MLEKLGTEQRNAHTMSLDTMSVTDVLKAMNKEDGSVIEVIYQQLPKIEETVNAVIDSFQKGGRLIYVGAGTSGRLGILDAVECVPTFGVSPDMVVGLIAGGLKAFTKAVEGAEDDPELGVQDLKDIQMNETDTVIGIAASGRTPYVIGALDYARETAAHTVSISCNAGAEMSSHADIVIELATGPEVLTGSTRLKAGSAQKMVLNMISTAAMIGIGKAYENLMIDVQATNLKLQERSKRIIMEATGADLETAASFYEASGKHVKTATVMILLDCSREQAQERIQATGGFVRKATQQA
- a CDS encoding MurR/RpiR family transcriptional regulator, translated to MLGQIRGQLNRFSKTELRIAEYILNNAELIPTMTTKELAAKTDVSEASVVRFTKSVGIASFKAFKILLAQELATTEEYITDFSITQKKDSPYELFQKVVHVNRGAIDLLLASIEKKELEKAVKAFQSAHRILFYGVGGSAIAAMDAQFKFAKLGYQVEYHADFHYMLSVIPFLSENDIFVAISMSGETKDVVELARFAKKQGATLISITNLNKSPLSKESDIQLATPNVEKDFRVGSITSRMTQLTVIDSLYISLVNQMGESIIDRYQNAREQAVKLRR
- a CDS encoding Ig-like domain-containing protein codes for the protein MKKLYAPIIAATFAASTFLSPISIASAYDNSSNPGNPNGYENPYYNGNQSGSNNPNGQNPGYGSEQQNGGDYSNKGAEKQLLSIDKQLMKVEELIVKYQNKFEKMTSDDDNDRDQDKDKDKNKDKDKDKDKDKDKDKDKDKDKDKDKDKDKDKDKDKDKDKDKDKVKDQNQEQQPTEENPGLVLPLNVPNVPVKSQEEDAAPSEKPLTDKEKEKAEKQAEKEKEKAEKQAQKDKEEAEKQAELDKEKAEDEQEKAEEEAEDKAEKEADLAEELEDAVEEYNDYTGKFTSLSHRLDGISRQLDSFATRISDPALLTSRYERIEQLRLDLTAATDKINGIQNTVIEKIKNEQDAEVKPEAPVEDAFKPWNIKFSKPLDEQAISELNVVVVDSANNLIATTTTYDLATKSLVITPQQAYKTGERYTLFIDKEIKSHNGKTLKKSIKKTFYVK
- a CDS encoding DUF871 domain-containing protein — translated: MLGMSVYLGTVSFTEHEKRLREMNSAGFQSIFTSLHIPENDASAYKDEVQQLGKLAQELGMELMVDVSPSALDNLGFTWDQAEGLLEWGISGLRLDYGISPKVIAELSQVMRIALNASTVTHEELSEMKAEGLRLEATEAWHNFYPRPETALDLADFIQRNSWLHDEGVRVMAFAPGDGQLRGPLFETLPTLEKHRHVSPLAASLELMKEAYVDKVLIGDPGLSETSLAQFKAYQKNIIQLRAKSFEQADPKALKMAGTLHTNRPDSARDVIRSSESRPAAMKSGSSVPAHYCAPRPKGTITVDNERYLRYQGELQVTKIDLSADERVNVLGQVIEEDKALLKYIGGNQQFELVWC
- a CDS encoding aldehyde dehydrogenase family protein produces the protein MAVSTDLKEYQNLIGGELRTAKGGALTDSMDPSTGKVWARVPKSSKEDAVTAIEAARKAFPAWKALSAGERAACLRDAAEVIASNGGELAGLETQDNGWVIRETSYGLIPVLQQVWLDAAGKATEANRGQTVPMSPTSLGYTLREPYGVVVGITPWNAPLFTFSIKAAYALAAGNTVVIKPSEQSAVSSLHLANLLKDVFPEGVLNVICGPGSEIGDTLVEHPDVDKVSLTGSGGTASSIARATAGKPKPLILELGGKSANILFEDADIEKAVEAISSYSIFTGNSGQLCVGSSRLLVHRSIIDQVAEGIKNYLQNPELKQFGSTMDPTTTTGPIANKSQFEKIRSYIQLGLDEGAELVYGGRSGGSELIPDRSDLADGYWIEPTLLKSESNMLRVCQEEIFGPVAVMIPFDTEEEAIELANGTEFGLAAGVWTKDLGRAHRMVASLEAGNVWVNTYARVGVDLPFGGVKSSGFGSDSIEDYSREKACVIEL
- a CDS encoding AMP-binding protein, giving the protein MNVKLSKRENYDQDLPEVLDIPNVSAGAILKGSVKQYGPKDAYIYRDTRITYDQIYTEAKRFANALRTLGVGRGMTVSTHLPTCPQYVAAYYGIILSGAAYSPLNPYLPAGDLTYQLNDSETKVVITHESVAKSIQEVLADTGVQQVIMTGESEIYSNETPADVSTFDGWHSFAALKAAASDEEFDPGIDPQEDLVHIAYTGGTTGSPKGVMITHANLVSNITQIAAWTAGALPVVDEDGALRFVAVDQDRESYKKKYLIPLGEEIRLSPSPLFHITGGIGMIVSPMAQGVTTLLPDRFVPAQFLELMEKYKVSSINGAPAMWNVLLNLPGIDSYDFSAIRNISSGAAPLSQKEMGLLKEMFPNARVGEGYGLTEATASVAGSVMISGGVHKIGTVGLPTYNTEIKVVSLDGISEEPLPSGESGEICIKGPQVMKGYLNKPEETAATLRGGWLHTGDIGIIDEEGYLAIVDRKKEMLIYNGYNVYPSRIEEVIVSHPAVQNAIVIGKPVEGVGEIPKAFVIVKPGSTLSVVELMTYTNERVVHYSKVRELEFMEQFPMTAAGKISKIHLKKMELENQ